From Acropora muricata isolate sample 2 unplaced genomic scaffold, ASM3666990v1 scaffold_735, whole genome shotgun sequence:
acaactgtagctgaccttgacgttgtttttgttaaaaaggctGTGATATTTGTGATGTCTTGGAAAATGTCTAGAGATTAGTTTGAGAAATGTTACCGACTCAATAACCTTTGCCAAACAGTATATTGACATCACAGATCGCGACATCGACATCATCATGCATTCAAGGAAAGCACTTCTGTTCGACAGTAACTGCGCATGgatcaagaaaaacaacagctCATTCGACGTCACCATGGGCAGCTACGACGGAGCAGAAGTGTGTGAATTGGTTGGCTTGTTCATCCTCAACCAACGAATATGGGAAAGAAAGTATCGGACTCTACCGGGACGACGGGCTCGCAGTTTTCAAGAACACCTCAGGACCTCAAACAGAACGAATCAGGAAAAACATCACTAAACACTTCAAGAACCACGGACTCAAGATTACTATACAGACCAACTTAAAAATCGTGAACTACCTCGATGTCACCTTCAACCTTGGCAATGGATCTTATTACCCTTACAGAAAACCTAACAACCTTCCACAATACATCAATATCAAGTCTAACCACCCGCTTAATATAATCAAACAGCTTCCAGCATCCATCAACCGACGTATTTCTGACAACTCATGCAACGAACACGAATTCAACAAAGCCAAACCTATCTACGACGATGCTCTTAAATCCAGCGGCTACACAGAAATGCTAGACTTCAACAAACACAGACATCCTGTACGACCAAGAcgtaacagacaaagaaacattatCTGGTATAACCCGCCCTTCAGCAAGAGCGTAAAAACTAACATcggcagaacatttctcaaactAATCTCTAGACATTTTCCAAGACATCACAAATATCACagcctttttaacaaaaacaacgtcaaggtcagctacagttgtatggacaacatgcaatccataataaacaagcacaacaagaaagtaaccagCATCGACACCAAACCTAGTTCGCAAGACCAATGCAACTGCCGCGATAAAGACCAATGCCCTATTGATAATAAATGCTTAACATCAGGTGTAATCTACAACGCCCGAGTCACAACAGACGATACcacgaagaactacatcggattgacggaaggaacattcaagcaaagattcacgcaacacaaacattcattccgccacAGGAGCCACATGAATTGTACAGAACTATCCAAACACATCTGGAAACTACGCGACAGCaagaaagattttaatattaaatggactatcatctgcagagcaagaccgtacagcaacatcacgaagagatgcgacctttgcacgacagaaaaactgatgataattaactctaagcccgacgacctactaaacaaaagatctgaacttatctcaaagtgccgccatgaaaacaagttctacttaaggaacaattgactgtcatctctataaatagagtattactcaagacccacgcccttaaataGCTCACTCACGCCCattataattatgcaaataacaatagcttttcacacgcctgtatataaactaagtgataggaattttctttattaaatactgtctgatgagtgcgtaagcacgaaactcggagtaacagggaatcatgtgttggtttcattagcctcacctttctatatatatatatatatatatataaaccaCACATTGGAAGCGAGGTCAATTTATTGAGTTCATATCCTCCCGTGCTGTAAAATGATGAGGAATATATGTACGACATTTAGtgcttaaattgaaaattttactgCTTTTAAAACTTTTCCAATTACTGGAAAATTTCAtgtacaaccgcagtacaaatatgagtttcatatatatatatatttctcatCATTAATTCACTGCACAGGAGGATATTAACTCAATAAAGTGACCTCGCTCCCAGTTGctctcagttggtggagcatcgcACTGGCATCGCGGTGGTCaggggttcgaatcctgttgaagccctgatattcaggcttcttccttccagttGCTTaagttggaaaatttactgcgatgatcagtctttactttcatttatttatgtTGTTTGACATTTTATGCATGCAAATTTACTCTTTAGTTACTAAAATGACCAAGAATTGAGATTTGTTTTtgtagttgtcaagaaagtaattgaCGTAATGCCCAAACAGGGAATGTAGAATTGACTTATAGGTTATAAATTTAAATCGAAGACTCCGACAAAGGAAGGTTCGCCTTGAAGTTGTGTTTGTCCGCTTTCATCTGGCAGGTTTCcaattgcgctcaagtttggtcaagttgaGACAGCCTGTTTTTCGTGGGGagaatccaaattctgttgtagCACAGCAACTTAAGGTAGTTGACTGGTAGTATTTTTTGACAAAACTCTAAAATCTTAGCAAAAACGTAGGTTCCGTAAAGCCTTGTTCAAaatggtgaacttttttcctgtttctgtaggactgtttttttttttaagttggaaaTACAATCGACCTCTcgacttttgtttgaaatatccCTTAAACTtgtttaatctttttttgtttcatccTAAAGTtcgtaaaattgttttttgttgttgcttgttttgctttttttaaagCCAGAAGGACGATGGATGTCTCGGCAATGGTTGGAGGTGTCTCTTAAATTTGGTGAACATTTTCCTGCCTTATCCTAAAGTTCTTAGAACGTTTTTTCTCAAATCGGAAATGCAGACAGTCTCTCAAATTTAGATTGACAGTCCTCTTTTATGTTCATGAACTTTTCCTGTCGATaaaactgtttcttttttttttctcttttttttgctttcttttagtTGAAAACAAGGTCGACCTCTCGACTTGTGCTTAAGGTAGGTCTAAAGTACGTCTTTTATTCTTGTTACACCGGGTGGCCTTGAAAGTTAAGTggaagattaaagttaaattacctttacaaactttttttttcctcaatatatattttttttcttgtcgtttCTATTAACTACGTATACAACCGACGTAAGGGTTTCTTATTTGTCTATCGGAAAGCAAATTACATGAGACatgatttcattggttatttATTGCTCCACGATCCGATATTGCTTTTACAAGCTCTCAAGCAAGTCCAAATGATAAAATTTCCAGACCAAAGGTAAACCCACTGAGAATAAACGAGCAAGGTATTTTCTTCcagttatgttgtttagttggGTCAAACTTTAGCAAGTTATGTTCGTTGGTTTCGACTTTGAATTctataaaagcaagaaaagttTTGCTATTATTGGATCAAAACATggtaacctaaaaaaaaaaaaaaaaaaaaaaaaaaatatatatatatatatatatatatatatataataataattagtaaattttttgctcaggataatgattttccagctttctgattggttccctaagcccatgatatgagccattatcgttaagtttgcccaaataaggaaaaactgatgcatggcgaatttcttgtgctgaaattttggaggtgggaaaaaaaaaatttcgcggcttcggtaaagaaaatgttacaACTTGAGgtggtttcacccgaaaaaatcaagagaattgtttgaaaatttaccaaaacagttattcttctcggacttgccggatatgagccgaTAATAACCAACTGGGCCTagggcctcgttggttatatatatcagctcatatccggcgcgtcctcgaagaatataTAAACAAAGGTGACATTTAAAACAATGGTGTTATATTGCATGATGACATCTAGTAAACATTTGAgggcgtctattgagaatgttcattgaacggcctttcatgatcattagcttctcctctaggcatagttatccaaacacgtctggaacctaaaaaaagaaagccgacaattttcgatcagataggccatcgtcaagcaaacaccagccggaagaaaaagtaaacgaaactgcgctctgtgcgcACCCACAGATGAAACTTTAGAGTTTCCAATCAAACATGTCTACAATTGTCCTATAAAgctacttttgtttttcattcagcaGGCCTAGAGTTCTTTGGAGGAGGTTCAAATCTATAAAGTATTGTGCTACACTGCTGACATAGAGAagtaagaagttttcttttcttttggaaCACTGTTAAAAGAGTTCTAAAGTCGACAAAATTGTAGATGGATTATATCACTCCTGACTCGGTGTATTGAAGGAAAACGAGAAGTAAGGCTAACTGTTCggtgtgacagttgtatctatattttaggagaaaaaaatttccgATGATCTTTATCTTCCTCTTTccatttaattattttagttttccttgccgttgctgTTGTCATACCTGAGGTTTTCTGTTATTCGGCGGTAACAGTTCTTATCAATGGTTCTGGTTCAGTTACTTTAGACAGTTTTCCATGATCACTTTCCCTTGGACGCTTAATGTTGAACGAAAGCAAAAGATCGAAAGATCAAGCCTGAAATCAGTCTTTCATTATTAAGTTTAAATTTTTTAGAGGCTCTCAAAAAAAGGGGTTGGCAATATGCCTTAACCAGTAGTTTAAGCGACTGAGTTCTAGGTTATTAATTTGCTGTAATAAAATTAAGACTGATTCAAACAAAGCATTGCCTTGCAGTGGACTCGTTTTCTTTAAGTTGGTTTAAAGCTAAGTTCCAGACGCGTCACTTTATGTCAGCCTGTTTTTCTGCTGCCCTCAGTGCTGTGAAGTGTGTTCATGCACAGCACGTTAGCTCGGAGACTCTTTTATTGTCGTTACACCAGGTAACATAGAATGTTAGGACCAACAATAGCGATTAAATTAccgtggttttttttttttttttccgaagctttttttttcggtttcaattcaattttcataGTAGCGTTTTTTTAATTCAGAAACTAGGAACACCCACCCCTCAACTTCAGCTTGAAACTTTAATAAGTTAAAGTTGACTTTTTTCGTTGCAGCCGAGAAAATTTTTTTAAGGATATTTATTAGTACGTAGGTACCTTAGTATTgcggaaaaaaagaaatgatagaAAAGAGCCACAGCTTCGACAGCAGGAACGGCAGCGAGAACCCTTCAAATTTAGAATTTGTTTGGACAAGTGAGGACAAATAAGCGCGTTGCACGTGCAGCTGAGAGACTTCTGCACAATTTTGTTTGgtcctttgcaaaacaacaacttgaaatgtcCACATTTGTGGTTATAGTGAGAACTTCAACATACAaatgtaaatctttaattccctaTTTTTTATGCAGCGCTGTGCAAAGAAGTCTGATTTCAGCttacttcgccaacattgtaaaatgcaaacaagCTGGGatagtcgcaaaatagtcacaagtcaccaactgtttattttgaagCGAGTTTGTCCTTGTTGTTGCTTTCGTCATCGGAAAAGCTATCTATTATCTGGCGGTGAcagtttttgtcaatgtttccGGGTAACTTACTCCAAACGCTTTTCATTTGGGGttatgatgacaacttgaacGTACAGTGataaatctttaattccttGCGTTAAATCCAGCGCTATGAATACCAGTTTAATTTTAGCGTTGTGGTTGTGGAATATAAACAAAATGGGATAATcgtaaaatagtcacaactcgGTAAATGCATATTTTGAAGTGCATTTTCCTTGTCGTTCCGTTGTCATTGTTCCTATTATCCGGTGGTAAGAGTTCATATCAATACGGTTTTCATTGATAACTTGCCATTGCACGCTTAATGATGCTCGAAAGCATAGGTGAAAAGCCTGAAACTAATATTGTAATGGtaagtttgttttcagaatttgtGAAACACGGAATTGACAAAACGAGTAAAGTAGTAATTAAAACCACTGGCTTTTAGCTAATTAATTTGGTTAACAAAATATGAGACATTCTGAGAGACCATTGCCTTGCAGCTGTCCCATTTTCTTAACTTGGTTTAAAACTAACTTCAAGTATAGCCGAGTTTTCGGTCGGTCTATTTTTCGTTGCGCTCCTCTAAAGTGTGCTAATGTGCAGCAACGTTAGGTAGGTCTCTTTTATCGTTGTTATACCAGGTGACCTAGAAAGTTAGGACAAAGATTAAGCtaaattgctttttttaatgaaatttttcctgtttcagtttACGTCCGACCACTCAGCTTCAACTTCAGAAATAATGGCATGTCGCTACTTATCCAGTTCGATATGATATTTGAGGCAAAGCGTTGAAGTTGTTTTCCTCATATTTTAATAGCATTTATTCGTACGTAGGAGCTGTCATTAGTATTGGAGAAGGCAATTAATGCGACCATTGGGTAACAAGTAGTACACGCTACTTCTTTTATCTACTTTTTAGGTTTTTCTACTAGTTTTTAATCCTTCGAGTATTCTGCAACTTGGGTAATAACGTGTCAGACGAAATTGTCAGTGTCACTAATTTGATATATGCAAATTGTACTAACTATATTATGCAAACTTTCATGTGTATCACGTATTGGGTAAACCTAAAAACCAAgtgtaactgcaaaacagaACAAGTGTATTAGCCActgcaaacattttctttcaatataacatctctttgtaatccatatGCGCACGAAATTTCACCTTAAATCAGAAAACAAGTGCCGTTATTAAAACAAGACAGGATAAACTGGGCAATCATAGCGTGCATACTATGATGCAACAGATGTGTGCTGTCATTGAAGGTCAATCACTACAgacaatatttcaatatttatcaCTCAATCATTATTCTGCACTCTAATTTAACAACTAGAATTGAATCCTGGCTTACAAATTTGAATCTAGgactcaaacaaggaaagctttGTCTTGGTTtgaaattgcgctcaagttCGATCAAGTTTAGACAGTTTCAGAATTCTGAATTCAATTAAGGCAAGGCAATTTAAGGTAGATCAATGTTGATATGTTTTGACCAAAACGTACCAATTTCCCCCCCAAAAATAGTTTACATAATGAAGCATTGATTTCGTCAAGTTGGTGAACTTTTCTCTTATTTCATCCTTAAGTCCATAGAACTGCTTTTTAAACTGGAAATACGGTCGACCTGTCGCATTTGCTTGAAATTTCCCTCAAGTTCGGTAAACGTTTCCTGTTTCATGCTTAAGTTCGAAGAATTGTTTTTCTTAAATCGGGAATACTAATCATCTCTTTACAGGCGGAAACGCGGTTAAGATAATCGGACGAAGCTTTAATATCTCAATATAGTGACATTCAAATCCCTTAAGTTTGCATTAGTGTGAAACTGAAGACATCCTAGTTTGAAAACATCCCAGTTTTATCCTGGATTGTATTTCGAATAAACAGTCCATTGCAAAAGAAGGCCTAAAATCTAAATAGAatattccaaaaaccatgtatTGAAAACGAGAAAAACGTCCTTGTGTTGTCTGAAGTTCTCTTTGAAAGATCAGTCTACAGAATAACATTGAGTACTATAAGTGGTGCTCTAATGTGGAAATGTTGCCGGTTTAAGTGCTGACACTTCGGAATGTCCGGGCTATGACAAGCATCTTTCAGTTAATACTTTGCTTATAATGGCGCCTCAAACGCATGTTATCGCGACCGAGAATACGTTATCTGAACCAAATGAGAATCACATGACAATGCAACCACATAAATTTTGGTCTTGCggaaaagaggaaaaaagaaaaagacgaaaCCAGAAAACAGCAAACACATGTAAGACTCATTAAAAATCATAAATAACGGGTTTTTACTATATGCTAACGGCATTTCATTGTTTGGGCTCCTCTAACAATGCGCGCTTTTCACAGCATTGGAGCAAGGAATAAACCAAAAGACAAGACTTTTGCAGTAGTGTCCGTAGTTATTTCCTTGAATCGTGACAAACTTCCCTAGAAATGCGATCCAGTTTGAGTGTTCGTCTTTTAAATTCAAGTAAGTTAAGCCACTCcgttattaatttgtttcactaATAACCGGACATCAAAGAAAGCATGATTGTCTTGCAGTTGATCCGTTTAAGTTGATTAGAAACTAAGTTCACGTCGGGTCAAATTGTGTCAGTCTATTTTTCGTTGCCCTGTTGTGAATTGTGTTGATGGTaggtttcttttgttgttgttaaaccAGATAACCTAGAAATTAAAGACGAAGATTAGTTAAATTACCTTTTTTTTGCAAACTTTTTCATgtttcagttcagttttcaTAGTAACGTCTTTTCAAGTCAGAAACGTGGAACACCAAGCCTACAACATCCGCTTGAAACTTTAATAATTTAAGGCGTTCAGATTATTTACCTTTATAGATTTggtgcaaaaatattttttgttgcaGCCGAAAAACATTCTTGTAACAATTTTGTTTGTCTATAGGAGCTGTCATTAGCACTAaagaaagtaataataataataataagtaatggtaataataataataataataataatattgatgataatgaaatctataataaataaaatctacagtaatgataataataataataattattattattattattattattattatttataacaacaataataaaaagtcatagtaattggacctaatggagtacaattcagggagtaatcgagCGAGTACtctctgaattgtacgacacgaagtccaattactaattaatcataactataacaaaattcgagaggaataggacagtgatataaactatttgacaggttgatatattcaacttctgagctagatgctgaaaaagaacccattcaagtgcaactagcggagcttgatgacgcgtagtGTCCAACTACTCAGGCATGACTCGTACAACTTTCTAcaaattacaagcgcatgacgtgtgcaactgtacaattgcGGGTCAAATCAGGCCTggtgatgaccaatcagattcgagaattttgatacagttatgataataatgataataataatgctgGAAggtgaaggagaagaaatgacacaaaggacctttggtcATTGGCTATTGCTCGCTcatttggtgtaatgtcggcagaACATTCGCCGGACGGAGCTAAAGCGtaacatttacataataatattaatcgTATTAATGAGATTTTAGAAAATCGAAACCTTTGGATCACCCATCATATACAGTAACTCAAAGTGTAAAGTAGTTTGCTTTTTGTCATCTGAACTACCCTTGCGGTCTTTGCACTAGTTTACAATCCTTCGAGTATTTTGCTTGGCTAATTACATGATCATACcaaattgtcagtgtaaaaaGTTTTCCCCTTCATTCTGATGTAGAAATAGAACTATGCACATTGTTGCTGTATCATATCACTATGACATTTCTTTTTACGTAAAATGAGATCTCTTGCGACATGTAAATATTTACGTCAGTCTTTGATATGACCAAAGAAGAGAGAAGTTAGATTAAGTAGATTTTGTACTGCCAGGACTTCTTAAATGGCTTTCAACGTTGACTGTTAACATTTGAACCACATGTGGGCTTTTTGGACAAACATAAGTCGTGTAACGTTTTAAATATGGAaatttaaacgaaaaaaaagtactTATTTCTTAATGCAATACAGTGATGGTACGTCTTGTTTAATCTATCATAACGGtcgccattttccttctttttccagatggctaatcactctcagcaaGAATACACACCTTCATCTTCCCCGTTATATTCtgcatctgagtgcattgcctggTTAACGGTGTTTGGTATGGAggctgttgctatggtgacattgAATGCCCTAACAATCATTGTTCacctgaaagagcgcagtcttcgcaagcgcagtatgtacctggtgatcaaccaagcagttgctgatatgctTGTTGCAGGGTCTTTGATCATTGGGTTTTGCAGTTTGGGAAGCAAGTGTAAATTTTGGACGTCGACCAACTCTTCTAACCTTCCATCTGTCATAGTTATCAGAGTTTGGTTTTTCTTCTTTCCATTAGCATCAgtaacaaaccttgctgctatttccttAGAGCGAATGCACGCAACATTTCGTCCCTTCAAGCATTGCCTCATCAAAAAGAACATGTTCGGAGCAGCTGTTGcagccgtttggattacagctgggcTCTGCTCAGCAACCGGTGCCCTCTACCCCTTCACTATCAAACTAAGTCGTAGCCTTTTTACCGTCTACTtgacgttttccttgttttgccttttaattatACTTGTGTCTTACACGTCCATAGCTATAAAAATTATCTATGGAAATCAACCTCATCACCGTGGTGCaaccagtagagaaagaaaactgaccaagacactattcattgtgacagttgtatctttactgctTACGCagccaaaaattattttctggaTTCTTCGTTCAGTGCCATCGCACTCTTTCACAGCCATTTCGCATCAAACAAGGTTTCGGTTATATTGTATTTTTGGCTTGATATTTTGTGCCAACTCTCTTTTCAATCCAGTTTGTTAtgcatttagaattccagagttcaggaAAGCTCTGTTTTCGTTTTTGCGCTGTAGATTCCAGCCGCAGCCTGCTCAGATTTTAACCCTTAAGAAGATGTAAGATTTCTCACTCTGGACTAGCTGTCTCACTAAAGGGCTTGAGCGTGTTTCAGGCAAATCTTAAGCAAAGGAATGTAAACCAAAATTCGTTAATCGATCTCTCACCGAGATTTGTTCTCACTGATTCCAACAGAGCTACCTTTTCCACGTCTCTCTCAACACCTTCACTAAGTTTctgtcttttgcaattttttcagTTCTACGAGGAAACGTCTTTTTTTCCCCATCCGAAGACCATCGATTAATGTTCCCCATGTTAATGAATATTTAGAAATATAACGCATGCTTCAATAGTCGGAGTCTATCACAGCTTGACAAAAACTCGTACCAGAGCAGGATCTGTGCAGCGTTTTCATGATACGGGTATCACTTTTCATACCGTTATGAGAATTTTGATTCGGTAAGACCAAAGTGTATGAATTGTACTGGCATGAGATTTTTCGCCGGTATCATGTAAGACAGTATTTTCATTACTATAGGGAAGTACTGAATTGTGTTGTACTATAGCTATTGTATTCTTACTAAAAGCTttaccgtgtataaataaagaatGTTAGTAGGTATATGTGACGTGGATCTTTCCCTTGTACGACACAATTGGGGAAAACGACCGTACTATAAGTTTAATAAATGTAGAATACATACACGATTATTATACAATATTTAATGGGAACGAAAAACTaaataactattaatttttaaactacttaatTACTTAAACTACGTTACTTATTAAAGTTCAGTTCTTATTAAAGTTCAGTTCTTCTCTCCTTGCCCTTGAATCGTCTCCAAgcagcaagcaaacaaacaaaccaactgCTATAACAAACAAACCGCCCCCAACAACCGTTTGCACAAACCTTTTCTCTTCTGGCGCCTTTCTTCACTTACTATTCTCTTGTCTGATTCTTTCGCACACAGATTTAATATCTGTTCGCCTTGATCTccttttcacttgctttgaGCTCCTTTCTTGCTGTAAACTCTTTTTGCTTGCTTTCAATTCCTTCCACTTCGCCGCCGCTGACAAAAGGGGTAATGTCAGTGAAAACACGGCTGGCTCCTGCCAATGGCCCTTGACAGTGACCTCGCCTATATCCGTTCAATTCAAACCTTTCTTACTTTTCCTTCTTCCAAGATGACAACAACCAACCACACCCACAAACAACCTGACCTCTAtatcaccgactttgtttcggagaaaatggcagggGAAAAATGCCTttatttcgataaatcggtcatgataaagagatgtagtctcctctgctaatccatcgaaaatcctaaaaataaccagttagagtgaaggtttccgtgcataggtttttaagggtgggattttaagataatttcatgccgatAGGAATGtggtaaacagtagagttcatcctcgacgagcgttttcgtaaggtctatcaattacaaccactatcggaattcgatggcaagaggaaagaaaattaaaaaaaaagataacttgttacggtgaaattttttttattttatcatattttgtagatcgtaagtagagtaagtgctTCAtgattaaggacggtgcctactattgttattgcgcatacgttctgcgcatctccagatactcggatttcctatcgccaatgcttactaatacagggatattttttcgcggtttaaaactatccggagaaagtaggtcttagtaagtactcttggtatccaaaaagacaattgggggtaaccatgcatttttgagaaataattaagcttcaatttgagaaagaacgccatacattgctttgtattttaaagctttttacagatattattcatgaattatctttgaaaaatgcttggttaccccaaattttctttttggatttcaataggacttgttaagacctacatttcctaaATAATCACatgccggggaaaaaatatctttaattagtaggcaccgtccttaaaaaaataggggtcaccgatgatccaaagtagtaaactcggcctgaatttttttttcccaggcgttttcgacgccatgtttatcttcgggacctgtgaATCGTaatgatgcgtgacatattacagtcgcgttacctgcacagaagggttgcgcacaaacaattagcgcgaacgtccttaagaccacaaataattacaaacaatGCTCCTAATGAATTTACgataatgaaaagaaacgaGTAAGTAtctacatgcaaaataaatatctatatacaaaaaaacaaatagtaGGAATTTCTGTgacacctcccccccccccgaaaAAGTCTATTTTGGGGGTTGGGCACACAAAAATAgaaagggaaaaatgaaaaaataatggGGATCGGATGGGATCGGTCTGTACGAGCCTTAGCAAGTTAAGGCCCAACTGAGAGCGTCTACATTAGAATTTTTCTTGCCACTCTTATGCTCTACATCCATATCGTATTCCTGGAGAGTGATACTCAGCGAAGCAGCTTCCTGTTTTTGCCGCGAACTTGGTTCAGCCATACTAGAGGATTGTGGTCTGTCTGGAGCCTAAACTTTCTACCAAAAAGGTAATATCTAAAGAGTTCCACGGCCCATACTATGCCTAAGCACtccttttttgttgttaataGTTTTTCCTCTCTAGGCTGAAGTTTTCTACTAGCGTACGCTATGGGATGTTCTAGCCCCTCTTTATCTTGCTGACTTAAAATTGCTCGGAGGCCTCTATTTTGCAAGGCTTGTTTCAGGTCTTGGAAAGCAAATTCATGGCTATCGTTCCAATTAATCTTCGTTGGACTCTTACCTCTCGTCAAATCTGTAAAAACAGCGGCTCTAGTGGAAAAGTTAGGAATAAATCTTCGATAATACCCTACTAAACCTAGAAATGACCTAATCTGTTTCTTCGTTTCTGGTTTAGGATACTGCTTAATGGTTTGAACGAGTGCTGT
This genomic window contains:
- the LOC136907058 gene encoding melanocortin receptor 4-like; translation: MANHSQQEYTPSSSPLYSASECIAWLTVFGMEAVAMVTLNALTIIVHLKERSLRKRSMYLVINQAVADMLVAGSLIIGFCSLGSKCKFWTSTNSSNLPSVIVIRVWFFFFPLASVTNLAAISLERMHATFRPFKHCLIKKNMFGAAVAAVWITAGLCSATGALYPFTIKLSRSLFTVYLTFSLFCLLIILVSYTSIAIKIIYGNQPHHRGATSRERKLTKTLFIVTVVSLLLTQPKIIFWILRSVPSHSFTAISHQTRFRLYCIFGLIFCANSLFNPVCYAFRIPEFRKALFSFLRCRFQPQPAQILTLKKM